The following proteins are co-located in the Acipenser ruthenus chromosome 35, fAciRut3.2 maternal haplotype, whole genome shotgun sequence genome:
- the LOC117965191 gene encoding uncharacterized protein LOC117965191 isoform X1 yields the protein MLTFFLFIMKNPQGQTLDARRKRFFIKNIKDEGSLQKSGNRFILTFLKIYEEHITDELKTVIHGYMSEVLHSIFFLGNIQKEKIMPTNFFEEKELLKLKNKFSKPFNEFCTHLPTRTPFSILLDAVVKIKGSQNETQVMEYLSTLLKELSVPKPTNMTYSNYYTLEATVICICHYERTGGGIMNKFYGASLSCKGPRERQVIISLSCRHTWNLKVAYAVDLAGQGGAIQFPQTVKCKAFKRNRGKGHYCEKPPCTNCINIFKGVTFEPRHSEADEEAKWLYGNCAETESLSKLLNADPALCEQVQVLKNNMTTDLDLESTVWSNATSRLVELLSGTDYVCNGNDIQFFVPPLPSESLLAPLYQ from the exons AAAaagattttttataaaaaatataaaagatgAAGGAAGCCTGCAAAAATCTGGGAACAGGTTCATCTTGACGTTTCTGAAAATTTACGAGGAGCACATCACAGATGAGCTGAAAACAGTCATCCATGGATACATGTCTGAG GTGCTGCACAGCATCTTCTTTCTGGGCAACATTCAAAAGGAGAAAATTATGCCTACAAATTTTTTTGAAGAGAAAGAGTTGTTAAAACTAAAGAACAAGTTTTCAAAACCTTTTAATGAATTCTGCACCCACCTGCCAACCCGCACGCCTTTTTCCATCCTCCTTGATGCG GTGGTAAAGAttaaaggcagtcaaaatgaaaCACAGGTAATGGAGTACCTGTCGACTTTATTAAAAGAACTGAGTGTGCCAAAACCAACCAATATGACATATTCCAACTATTACACCTTGGAGGCCACTGTCATCTGCATTTGTCATTATGAAAGGACAGGGGGAGGAATAATGAATAAGTTCTACGGAGCCTCCCTGTCCTGCAAGGGGCCAAGAGAAAGGCAGGTCATCATCTCCCTCTCGTGTCGACACACATGGAATCTGAAAGTGGCTTACGCAGTGGACCTTGCAGGTCAAGGTGGTGCAATCCAGTTTCCACAAACAGTGAAATGCAAAGCCTTTAAAAGAAACAGGGGAAAAGGCCACTATTGTGAAAAACCTCCATGCACAAATTGCATTAATATATTCAAAGGCGTTACGTTCGAGCCTCGTCACAGTGAAGCCGATGAAGAAGCAAAGTGGCTCTACGGCAACTGTGCTGAAACAGAGTCTCTCAGCAAGCTCCTCAATGCAGATCCAGCACTCTGTGAACAAGTACAAGTTCTGAAGAACAACATGACAACTGACCTAGACCTTGAAAGCACAGTCTGGAGCAATGCCACGAGCAGGCTGGTAGAGCTGCTTAGCGGGACAGATTATGTGTGTAATGGCAATGATATTCAGTTCTTTGTCCCACCCCTCCCCTCCGAGTCCCTTTTAGCTCCACTCTACCAGTAA
- the LOC117965191 gene encoding uncharacterized protein LOC117965191 isoform X2 codes for MANNPQGQTLDARRKRFFIKNIKDEGSLQKSGNRFILTFLKIYEEHITDELKTVIHGYMSEVLHSIFFLGNIQKEKIMPTNFFEEKELLKLKNKFSKPFNEFCTHLPTRTPFSILLDAVVKIKGSQNETQVMEYLSTLLKELSVPKPTNMTYSNYYTLEATVICICHYERTGGGIMNKFYGASLSCKGPRERQVIISLSCRHTWNLKVAYAVDLAGQGGAIQFPQTVKCKAFKRNRGKGHYCEKPPCTNCINIFKGVTFEPRHSEADEEAKWLYGNCAETESLSKLLNADPALCEQVQVLKNNMTTDLDLESTVWSNATSRLVELLSGTDYVCNGNDIQFFVPPLPSESLLAPLYQ; via the exons AAAaagattttttataaaaaatataaaagatgAAGGAAGCCTGCAAAAATCTGGGAACAGGTTCATCTTGACGTTTCTGAAAATTTACGAGGAGCACATCACAGATGAGCTGAAAACAGTCATCCATGGATACATGTCTGAG GTGCTGCACAGCATCTTCTTTCTGGGCAACATTCAAAAGGAGAAAATTATGCCTACAAATTTTTTTGAAGAGAAAGAGTTGTTAAAACTAAAGAACAAGTTTTCAAAACCTTTTAATGAATTCTGCACCCACCTGCCAACCCGCACGCCTTTTTCCATCCTCCTTGATGCG GTGGTAAAGAttaaaggcagtcaaaatgaaaCACAGGTAATGGAGTACCTGTCGACTTTATTAAAAGAACTGAGTGTGCCAAAACCAACCAATATGACATATTCCAACTATTACACCTTGGAGGCCACTGTCATCTGCATTTGTCATTATGAAAGGACAGGGGGAGGAATAATGAATAAGTTCTACGGAGCCTCCCTGTCCTGCAAGGGGCCAAGAGAAAGGCAGGTCATCATCTCCCTCTCGTGTCGACACACATGGAATCTGAAAGTGGCTTACGCAGTGGACCTTGCAGGTCAAGGTGGTGCAATCCAGTTTCCACAAACAGTGAAATGCAAAGCCTTTAAAAGAAACAGGGGAAAAGGCCACTATTGTGAAAAACCTCCATGCACAAATTGCATTAATATATTCAAAGGCGTTACGTTCGAGCCTCGTCACAGTGAAGCCGATGAAGAAGCAAAGTGGCTCTACGGCAACTGTGCTGAAACAGAGTCTCTCAGCAAGCTCCTCAATGCAGATCCAGCACTCTGTGAACAAGTACAAGTTCTGAAGAACAACATGACAACTGACCTAGACCTTGAAAGCACAGTCTGGAGCAATGCCACGAGCAGGCTGGTAGAGCTGCTTAGCGGGACAGATTATGTGTGTAATGGCAATGATATTCAGTTCTTTGTCCCACCCCTCCCCTCCGAGTCCCTTTTAGCTCCACTCTACCAGTAA